The following are from one region of the Fibrobacter sp. UWR2 genome:
- a CDS encoding TIGR02147 family protein, translated as MKAIVEYTDYRKFIRDYYEERKRCSAFTWREFARNVGFSSAVYLKYVCEGKKNLSVSAAGSVASAMGLVGFDYEYFVLMVSYAHAKNDKAKRAAFEQRCALAMAHKVRVLGNEEFDYFKSWRNPVIRELASHMPGAKPLDIARACKQKISAAEVSETLDFLVKAKLLKKDESGSYQQTDKAISMGKVDAVPVAAREMQRQMGEFAVAALDLPLSERDMSGITLGLTHRAYERIKNELADCRRRIMAIAVEDDDTEQVYRLNMQLFPMSENIKDYGRLNKGETDENQVV; from the coding sequence ATGAAGGCGATTGTAGAATACACTGATTATCGCAAGTTCATTCGTGACTACTACGAAGAACGCAAGCGTTGCTCGGCATTTACCTGGCGCGAGTTCGCCCGGAATGTCGGCTTTTCGTCGGCGGTCTACCTGAAGTATGTCTGTGAGGGGAAAAAGAACCTGAGCGTGTCTGCTGCAGGTTCTGTTGCTAGCGCCATGGGCCTCGTAGGGTTCGATTACGAATATTTTGTGCTCATGGTCTCGTATGCGCACGCGAAGAACGACAAGGCGAAAAGGGCCGCGTTCGAGCAGCGTTGTGCGCTTGCGATGGCGCACAAGGTGCGCGTCTTGGGGAACGAGGAATTCGACTATTTCAAGTCGTGGAGAAACCCGGTGATCCGTGAACTGGCTTCGCACATGCCTGGCGCGAAGCCGCTCGATATCGCGCGTGCCTGCAAGCAGAAGATTTCCGCGGCAGAGGTTTCAGAGACGCTCGATTTTCTGGTAAAGGCGAAACTCTTGAAGAAGGACGAGAGCGGTAGCTACCAGCAGACGGACAAGGCTATTTCCATGGGGAAGGTAGATGCAGTTCCGGTGGCGGCACGCGAGATGCAGCGGCAAATGGGGGAGTTTGCTGTGGCTGCATTGGACTTGCCGCTATCGGAACGCGATATGTCGGGTATTACCCTGGGACTGACGCACCGCGCCTACGAGCGCATAAAGAACGAGCTTGCGGACTGCCGCAGGCGTATCATGGCGATTGCTGTAGAGGACGACGATACGGAACAGGTGTATCGACTAAACATGCAGCTGTTCCCGATGAGCGAAAACATTAAGGACTACGGTCGTTTGAATAAGGGTGAAACGGATGAGAACCAAGTTGTGTAA